The Elusimicrobiota bacterium sequence CGCCTCTTCGCGTGACCCATAACTCTGCCAATATGTGTGCTCAGTTTTCAGCGTGTGAAAGAACGACTCCATCATGGCGTTGTCGTAGCACGTTCCTTTGTCGCCCATGCTGCCATCGATCCCTTTGGCTTTCAGCA is a genomic window containing:
- a CDS encoding IS3 family transposase, which gives rise to MGDKGTCYDNAMMESFFHTLKTEHTYWQSYGSREEAEHSLFDYIELFYNAERRHSGVGYKSPSAFEKQNS